The following proteins are co-located in the Candidatus Competibacteraceae bacterium genome:
- a CDS encoding potassium transporter: MVGLLTILFSATLLPPMGVAWWYDGMPVVMPFAKALGAMLALGLLCWLPVCRFKVDLRNRDGFVVVVAFWMLLSLLGALPFMLTEHPHMRLVDAVFETASGLTTTGATILSDLDNLPKAILYYRAQLNFLGGMGIVVLAVALLPMLGIGGMQLYKAETPGPMKDEKLTPRITETAKNLWFIYVGLNVVCTLAFWAAGMSFFDAICHSFATLALGGFSTHDASIGYFHSAPIELIAGFFSLVAAVNFALFFLAWRSRSLKVVFRDAEFQFCMVVMAGIIALTCGYLYISGKFPLWESIYHGFFQTASIITDNGLVTTGYPENWPFVVPLLLLLGSFFGGCVGSTCGGIKAFRFLLLFKQSLREARLLVRPTAQIAVKVGNRPMPDRVMQAVWGFYFLYILSYCFFSFALATTGVDLVTAFGSVAGCLNNMGVGLGETAVGFGPLNDAATWLLSASMVIGRLEIFPLLLLFLPDFWK, from the coding sequence ATGGTCGGACTGCTGACGATCCTGTTCAGCGCGACTCTGTTGCCGCCGATGGGAGTGGCGTGGTGGTACGACGGCATGCCGGTGGTGATGCCGTTTGCAAAGGCGTTGGGGGCGATGCTGGCGCTGGGTTTGCTCTGCTGGCTGCCGGTGTGCCGGTTCAAGGTCGATCTGCGCAACCGCGACGGCTTCGTGGTGGTGGTGGCGTTCTGGATGTTGTTGTCGTTGCTGGGGGCGCTGCCATTCATGCTGACGGAGCATCCGCACATGCGCTTGGTGGATGCGGTGTTCGAAACCGCCTCCGGTCTGACCACCACCGGCGCCACCATCCTGTCCGACTTGGACAACTTGCCCAAGGCGATCTTGTACTACCGGGCGCAACTGAATTTTCTGGGCGGCATGGGCATCGTGGTGCTGGCGGTGGCCTTGCTGCCGATGCTGGGGATCGGCGGGATGCAGCTCTACAAGGCGGAGACGCCGGGGCCGATGAAGGACGAGAAGCTGACCCCACGCATCACCGAGACCGCCAAGAACCTCTGGTTCATCTACGTGGGCCTGAACGTGGTTTGTACGCTGGCGTTCTGGGCGGCGGGAATGAGTTTTTTCGATGCGATCTGCCATAGTTTCGCCACCCTGGCGCTGGGCGGTTTTTCTACTCACGACGCCAGCATCGGCTATTTTCACAGCGCCCCGATCGAACTGATCGCCGGCTTCTTCTCGCTGGTGGCGGCGGTCAACTTCGCCCTGTTTTTCCTGGCGTGGCGCTCCCGTAGCTTGAAAGTGGTGTTTCGCGATGCCGAATTCCAGTTCTGCATGGTGGTCATGGCCGGGATCATCGCGCTCACCTGCGGTTACCTGTATATCTCCGGCAAGTTTCCGTTGTGGGAATCGATTTATCACGGTTTTTTCCAGACCGCCTCGATCATCACCGACAATGGTCTCGTCACCACCGGCTATCCGGAAAACTGGCCGTTCGTCGTGCCGCTACTATTGTTGCTGGGTAGCTTTTTCGGCGGTTGCGTCGGTTCGACTTGTGGCGGCATCAAGGCATTCCGTTTTCTGCTGCTGTTCAAGCAGAGCCTGCGCGAGGCCCGATTGCTGGTCCGGCCCACCGCGCAAATCGCGGTCAAGGTCGGTAACCGACCGATGCCGGACCGGGTGATGCAAGCGGTGTGGGGGTTTTATTTCCTGTACATCCTCAGCTACTGTTTTTTCTCCTTCGCGCTGGCGACGACCGGTGTGGATCTGGTGACGGCATTCGGCTCGGTGGCGGGTTGCCTGAACAACATGGGGGTGGGATTGGGCGAGACGGCGGTTGGTTTTGGCCCGTTGAACGATGCCGCCACCTGGTTGCTGTCGGCATCGATGGTGATCGGCCGGCTGGAGATCTTCCCGCTGTTGTTGCTGTTTCTGCCTGACTTCTGGAAATGA